One window of bacterium genomic DNA carries:
- the gnd gene encoding decarboxylating NADP(+)-dependent phosphogluconate dehydrogenase produces the protein MQKADIGLIGLAVMGENLVLNMESKGFTVAVFNRTVEKVDRFINGGAKGKNIIGTHSIEEFVNSLKSPRKIMLMVKAGQAVDDFMEKLIPYLEKGDIIIDGGNSHFPDTIRRAKYLESKELLFIGTGVSGGEEGALKGPSIMPGGSPEAWKHVKPILQKICAIADGEPCCQWIGSDGSGHFVKMVHNGIEYGDMQLICEAYFLMKNALGIKALEQHKIFAEWNKGELDSYLIEITRDILSKTDPDTGKPLVEIILDTAGQKGTGKWTSQAALDLGVPAPTIAEAVFARCISAIKEERVNASKVLNGPSEKYEGDKEEFVKAIKDALYASKVCSYAQGYALMRAAAKEYGWNLNFGEIALMWRGGCIIRARFLGEIKKVFDKSPDLPNLLLDSYFKEIVEKNQDNWRKVVAAAVELGIPTPAFSSALAYFDSYRRESLPANLLQAQRDYFGAHTYKRTDKEGTFHTDWLNV, from the coding sequence ATGCAGAAGGCAGACATTGGCTTGATAGGACTTGCTGTGATGGGGGAGAACCTGGTTCTTAATATGGAAAGCAAGGGATTTACTGTAGCAGTTTTTAATAGGACAGTTGAGAAGGTTGATAGATTTATAAACGGCGGGGCAAAAGGCAAGAATATTATTGGAACTCACTCAATAGAAGAATTTGTCAATTCTTTAAAATCCCCGCGCAAGATTATGCTTATGGTTAAAGCTGGCCAGGCTGTAGACGATTTTATGGAAAAACTGATACCTTATCTGGAAAAGGGAGATATTATTATTGATGGTGGAAATTCTCATTTTCCTGACACCATACGCAGGGCAAAGTATTTGGAATCTAAAGAACTTCTTTTTATAGGAACAGGTGTCTCAGGTGGTGAAGAGGGCGCTCTAAAAGGTCCCAGTATTATGCCCGGAGGTTCTCCTGAAGCGTGGAAACATGTTAAACCTATATTACAGAAAATCTGTGCAATAGCAGACGGCGAGCCATGCTGTCAATGGATAGGCTCTGATGGATCAGGCCATTTTGTAAAGATGGTGCATAACGGCATTGAATATGGAGATATGCAGCTTATATGTGAGGCATATTTTCTGATGAAAAATGCTTTGGGAATAAAAGCTCTGGAACAGCATAAGATCTTTGCAGAATGGAACAAAGGAGAACTTGATAGTTATTTGATTGAGATAACCCGAGATATACTATCAAAGACTGATCCTGATACAGGCAAACCTTTAGTGGAGATAATACTTGATACAGCAGGTCAAAAGGGAACCGGCAAATGGACTTCTCAGGCTGCCTTAGATCTTGGTGTTCCAGCTCCAACAATTGCTGAAGCCGTATTTGCAAGATGTATTTCCGCTATAAAGGAAGAGAGGGTAAATGCATCTAAGGTGCTTAATGGTCCATCAGAAAAGTATGAGGGAGACAAAGAGGAATTCGTAAAAGCTATAAAGGATGCTCTTTATGCGTCAAAGGTATGTTCTTATGCTCAAGGCTATGCTTTGATGAGGGCTGCTGCAAAAGAATATGGATGGAATCTGAACTTTGGCGAGATTGCATTAATGTGGCGCGGCGGATGTATAATCAGGGCGCGGTTTCTTGGAGAGATTAAGAAGGTTTTTGATAAGTCTCCTGATCTGCCAAATCTGTTGCTTGACTCCTATTTCAAGGAAATTGTTGAGAAGAATCAGGATAATTGGCGCAAGGTTGTTGCAGCAGCAGTAGAGCTTGGCATACCCACTCCTGCATTCAGTTCAGCGCTTGCATACTTTGACAGCTACAGAAGAGAGAGTCTTCCTGCAAATCTCCTGCAGGCCCAAAGGGATTATTTTGGTGCCCATACTTACAAGAGAACTGACAAAGAAGGTACATTCCATACGGATTGGCTGAACGTATAG